The following is a genomic window from Tripterygium wilfordii isolate XIE 37 chromosome 19, ASM1340144v1, whole genome shotgun sequence.
TCCTATTGAGACGATTAGTCATCAAatgaaatattataaaaattaaaaatgataaaatgaaaTATTATAAAGTTTAAGAAATATTTTAATCCAACAGAATTTTCACTTGCGTCAGCTTTTAGTTCGTTAAATACCTCATAACATATTACACAGTTTTaaactcatttttttttcacagcttttcTATtgatattgaaaatcaatttttctaCTCTACTAAACGGACAATATCCTTGTGGATGTGCAGGAATTTACCATGCTCGTATTGTCCTGTGTCTTTATGCTAAAATTTTTGAAGAGGtactttcttcctctcttctttttttttccccccttttcagGTTCACATTCCCTCATGGTAGTTTGTTAGTAGGAATTATATTGACATGCATGATGGATTACTGCTGCATGCAGCCCATAAATTTATAAAAGAATACAAGGATTTCCATCACAGAAGGAAAGTTAGTTTGAGGGAGACTAAGGAGATCTCTAGCTTCATGATATTTGTTAACATGTATaattaatttcagtttcaaaCCATTATCAACGCGTTTACTTGGTGGACAACATCTTATAATAACTCAGCAGTTAAGCGTACTTATGTTAGAAGTTAGAACACTATTTGGATGGGTGACTTTCTGGGAAAACAAAGTCATGCGGGTCCGATATATCCACAGGAACTGAACAATCCAAAgcagataatattattgatgtgtatcgagctgaaaattataataatattgtgGTGTGTAAAATGCAAGTGTCCTAAAGTGACATGTCAATTTTTAGTAACAAACATCCAATGCAAACAAATCAAGTACAATAATGCAAGAAGGAGACAGACAAGACAACATATCTATCTACGTCCCTAATGTCAATTTTTAGCAACAATAATGTAATGCATTGATTGAGTGGAATACaactatacaaaaaaaaaaaactaacttgTGGTTTTGCGTGAAAAATATGGGCGCTCTGGGTTTAGGTAGTGCTAACTATCAGTTTGGACCCCTCGGTCTTCTACCGGTAATCCAATAATTATTCTTTGTATGATGGTTTGGTGAAATGATTTTCATGGTGGAGGCTACCTATATCAATCAAAAACCAATATTCACTTCCTTTGGATGGAAAAAACCCTAATTATAACACCTACAACATGTTGGGATTTAGTATGGAACCTCTTTTGTACGCAATGACTCTATTTGATGACTTGACTCGAGAAGATTGTTGCGGATCCTGTGAGTGGATTTTTCAGGAGTCTTACTTCGTGGAGCGGAGGTGAGGACTGAGGGGCCCAAACTATTCGAGGACGTAGCCACAATTAACCGAACCTCATAAATCTTTACGTCTTGTTTTTCGATTGCTTCATTTTCGCTTATTCTATGTTGTTGATGAGTTAGGATTCAGTTTTGTTCGTTTGATCTCTTCCTGTGGATCGAGTTTTGTATTCTCCCTTGTGTACGTTGTTGGGTTATTCTCTCCAACTCCTTGGTCATTTATTGctcttgaataaaaaaaaaatgttgttgatTTCGTGCCCAACACAACAATAACAAACATCCATGGATCAAAGATTTAAGCTTAAATAACCAATTTCTAGAGGACTTGGATCTAATGAGGCTAAAGAAAGAAGTTGTTTATCCTGTTCTAACATAGTCATAAGTTGTTCATCCAACATGATTTGCTGTTTTTACTGGTTTCAAAGGAAActcccaaaaaacaaaaacaacaacaacaacaaacattTATCAAAGATTTGACCTTGGTGAACAAATTTGTAGAGGATTTGGATCCAATGAGGCTAAAGAGGACAGTTCCATGTCATGCTCTATCAGACCCAACACTTGTTCATCCAAATTCGTCCATGCTTCAATTCCTTTACCATCTTTGGTATCCATTAAGAAGATTGAGAAGATGGGTAAAGACTTGTTCGCACTAACAAATGGAATCCACAAGGGCTTTCCCCACCCAAAATCAGCCTCGTAAAGCCCAAAGTTACACCAGCTATTCAACAATATTGGTTCTGCTCCAATGGCCATAGCCTTCGAATATAATTCACCGAGCTCTTCCGCATACTTAGAAAGCGTCTTCAGTCTCCCATCACCTTCAAGGCTCTTCACAAGCTCACTATTCACCATCGTCGACACGGCTTCTCTCATCCGGACCacgaaattactcaactccatGTCCTTATCACCTTGGGATAGCAATAGCATGGCTGCCATCAAAACCAAATTCCCAACAAAATTTCCTGACAAAGGTGGCACAGCCTTCCGTCGCAAGCTCACAGCATTTGTTGCCAAACTAGCAAAGGCATGTCCACCTGTAGATTTCGCAGAAATTATGCTTTTGAGGAAGACTGCAAACACGACCTCTACGCGTGTTGGGTTCTGCACGCCGGACCTCATTACTTTGGCCTTGAGATTGTTTATGGCTGATccatcaaacacaaacctcCTTACCACGAACTTACTACTCATCTTGTTTCCTTTAAGGAGATGTTGGGTAACCGAAGCTGCCGTTAGATCTTGAGGGAATGGGGTACTACTTTGAGGGAAAATAGACACCGCACTGAAATCGGGAGCTAGAGCTCCTGCAGTCGACGAGTCTCGAGCAATAGCGGCCCAAGATTTCATAAATGTAGTCAGAGAAGCAGCATCAAAGATATTGTGTGGTACAACAAGTGCTATGGCAATACCACCACAAGAAAATAGAGTCCCTTGTATCACAGCAACATGATCTCCTGGTGTTAATTCAGTATAAGTCACATCCGGCAAGAAATTTAAAAGTGTTGAGATGATCAAAGGTTGCTTGAGATAACCACACAAACTGCAATCAGCTCTAGCGTCTACATAAGAAATGCCCTCATCATTACAATCAACGGAGAGAAGACCGTCATTGGCCGTTCCGGCGAGAGGATAATAAAGACTTAGTGTTTGTGATAGAGAGTGTTTCAACACAAGTAATGTTTTGGTAGAGGTGGAGGCTTGGTTTGCGGGAACAAAGACAAGTAATGGAAGAAATACTGGAGGCGAGAATTGATCAAGTAAGGAGAGCTTGTAAGTTTTGAGGTGACTAGGTGTTGGCGAAGAGGGTTTGATACACTCTGTAGATAGTATCTCCACCTCCATTTCCGCTGAATCTTATATTTTCAGTTTCTTTGATTTGTGCTAAGAGCATCCCAATTCATTGTCTATATATACAAATGCGTGAGAGAATGGCGATTGGTAGATAAGAATATTATAGGGTTTGATAGTTTGGTGATTAGTATTATGTGTACAGAGATTTTCACATAGGGGTCTAAAGTATGGTTGCCAAAATAGTGATTTAGATGGTAAGATTCTACAATCTTATGATTTTAGGTCAACAAAATGATTCGGATAGGTTTAAAATAGTAAATTTAGTAAGATAGTATGATCCTACCAATTTTCTCACTTTGCTGCAACCTAAagacccatctctctctcttaagaAAACAAACTGTAGAGATGATCGAAGGGAATCTCATGTATGGGCTGGATCTGTAAGTGTTTGAACATATAATACTAAATAATTGCTTAAAACAAGCTAAAGAGGATTAATGGTGCTGTAATGAATAGCATTGTTTATTAAATTGTTTAACTGGTTTGCATTGGGGTTGgttcatttctttttgtttttatgtgtTGTAACATTATAATCTCTGTGTATTCGATCTGTAGGTAACATGGGTTGTTGGTTCTCACTTATCATATCATACAAGCCAAAGTTTAGTCAGAAATAACTAATGAGATAAAAGGCATTGGGAGAGGAATCAAAGCACTGCATAAATGACAAAACCATGCATGCTCATGGCGGTGTTTAATAGTAGTAGTAAaaaggtttcaactttcaagttggGTTTTGAATCACGAAAGAAAGAAATCAATAACCTAATATCCTCCTCTATATGATACTGTATTTTTTAAAGGCAGGTAGGTTCCCTCTGTCATCTGACACAGTTTGAAGCTATTTGCACTGGAAATCGCACCAAAGACCAGTCCAACTGAAGACTGATCGAGCACCAACCATTATTGGTCTGCTAAAAAGAGGGAAATATATAAATGGCGTATACTTTGTTAGTTTTATGCAAAGTGAAATTACGCCTACCAAGTCCAGGGCATAATTTTTAGGAACACCCTATCTTCTACTGATTAGCTCATCTCATTTTAAATTTCAACTTCACCATAGCAGGAAGGAGGGCATAATTTTATACTCAAGTTAATACAATAATTCACAATCCTCCTATCCTTCAGCTTTTCAGAGCTTCAACTATTAATCAAGGAAGAAAGGAGCTGCCACCCCAATCATCTAAGTGGAATCTCCGTTTTGATGTAAAATCATtggcaggaagaaaaaaaagaaggaaatggaTTGAGTCCCACTGCACTGCCTTTCTGTTATGATAGATCTTAAACAATGAAAAACCGATTAATGGAAACTcgaatttgtttcttttaatgttGTTGATTCTTCCAAAATTTATCTCGTAGAACATATctgagaaggaggaggaggccACCATCTCCTCCTTCTTCATACACCTTTTATAATatgtcatttaatttatttattttttgtctctTGTTGATTTGTAGATCAATAATAtcttttt
Proteins encoded in this region:
- the LOC119986181 gene encoding salutaridinol 7-O-acetyltransferase-like, with amino-acid sequence MEVEILSTECIKPSSPTPSHLKTYKLSLLDQFSPPVFLPLLVFVPANQASTSTKTLLVLKHSLSQTLSLYYPLAGTANDGLLSVDCNDEGISYVDARADCSLCGYLKQPLIISTLLNFLPDVTYTELTPGDHVAVIQGTLFSCGGIAIALVVPHNIFDAASLTTFMKSWAAIARDSSTAGALAPDFSAVSIFPQSSTPFPQDLTAASVTQHLLKGNKMSSKFVVRRFVFDGSAINNLKAKVMRSGVQNPTRVEVVFAVFLKSIISAKSTGGHAFASLATNAVSLRRKAVPPLSGNFVGNLVLMAAMLLLSQGDKDMELSNFVVRMREAVSTMVNSELVKSLEGDGRLKTLSKYAEELGELYSKAMAIGAEPILLNSWCNFGLYEADFGWGKPLWIPFVSANKSLPIFSIFLMDTKDGKGIEAWTNLDEQVLGLIEHDMELSSLASLDPNPLQICSPRSNL